One genomic region from Arthrobacter pigmenti encodes:
- a CDS encoding ATP-binding protein, translated as MLLVQGARQVGKSTFAQMVTAGTPSRTVTLDSEETRAAAEADAPGFVQQHPQGTLVIDEIQRMPSLTLAIKATVDEDRRPGRFLLTGSSNLLHHRGIQDSLAGRAASIDLFGLSIGELHGRKDDLVGTLVGSLKDSAPASFSTNWERRRTVDSICAGSYPGLIQLSGRLHSTWVDSYLQRVIERDATDLRTVYQPARLKSLLRLIAANQSGELVKARLAEQAGLPATSITAYLDLLGSLYLVHTVEPWTPNLTKREVGRPKSLVTDSGVAARLNGASAARLQDVSSADHLGGLLEGFVTAELLKQQTWTSEPFRLFHFRDRTGAEVDLVIELDDGSVIGIEVKSSTSFNAKQFTGLKFLRDNLGDRFLGGVVLNTGQRGYRFAEKLWGLPVAALWEPLSG; from the coding sequence GTGCTGTTGGTCCAAGGGGCCAGACAGGTGGGTAAGAGTACTTTCGCCCAAATGGTGACGGCAGGCACCCCGTCTCGGACAGTGACTCTCGACAGTGAGGAGACGCGAGCGGCTGCAGAGGCAGACGCACCGGGTTTCGTTCAGCAGCACCCGCAAGGGACACTGGTCATCGACGAAATCCAGCGGATGCCGAGCCTGACTTTGGCGATCAAAGCCACTGTTGATGAGGATCGCAGACCTGGACGGTTTCTATTGACCGGTTCCTCGAATTTGCTGCACCATCGCGGCATACAGGACAGTCTCGCCGGGCGGGCTGCGTCAATCGATCTGTTTGGGCTGAGCATCGGTGAACTGCACGGCAGGAAAGATGACCTCGTGGGGACTCTTGTCGGGTCGTTGAAGGACTCTGCGCCGGCCTCTTTTTCGACGAACTGGGAGCGAAGGCGAACCGTCGACAGCATTTGTGCAGGCTCTTACCCTGGCTTGATCCAATTGAGCGGGCGATTGCATTCGACTTGGGTGGACAGCTACCTGCAGCGGGTTATCGAACGGGACGCCACCGACCTCCGAACCGTATACCAGCCCGCTCGATTGAAGTCGCTGCTGAGATTGATTGCGGCGAACCAGTCCGGGGAGCTTGTGAAAGCACGCTTGGCAGAGCAGGCCGGCCTACCAGCGACATCGATCACGGCTTATCTGGATCTGCTCGGGTCGCTGTATCTGGTGCATACGGTTGAGCCATGGACGCCCAACCTGACGAAGCGGGAGGTTGGGCGTCCCAAGAGTCTGGTCACGGACTCGGGAGTGGCTGCACGATTGAACGGAGCCTCAGCCGCCCGATTGCAGGATGTCTCTTCAGCTGACCATCTAGGCGGCTTGTTGGAGGGGTTCGTTACGGCAGAGCTTCTGAAGCAGCAAACCTGGACGTCCGAGCCATTTCGACTGTTCCATTTCCGCGATCGAACGGGAGCGGAAGTTGATCTTGTCATCGAACTGGACGACGGCTCAGTCATAGGTATAGAGGTCAAGTCGTCCACCTCTTTCAACGCCAAGCAATTTACGGGGCTCAAGTTCCTGAGAGACAACCTTGGGGACCGTTTCCTCGGCGGAGTGGTCCTGAACACCGGTCAACGTGGTTACCGATTCGCCGAGAAGTTATGGGGGCTTCCCGTTGCCGCACTATGGGAGCCGCTAAGCGGGTAG
- a CDS encoding GAP family protein has protein sequence MTLTLAGILAVLALIDSTSFGTLVIPLWLMLAPGRLRVTRILVFLLTVCVFYFGVGVAVYFGAELAVEQFGDFFTTRPAKIGLLAAGLGLVAWSFSLEAKAKREKASGAAPSGRFPRWRARAVGNDDGGTATGGTLALVGLALAATTVEVATMLPYLGAIGLITTSEIGWPVSGGVLAGYCLLMVLPAVVLLVLRLGAARLVDPVLRKLDGWLARNSTNTLSWLVGILGVVLVVNMSGAVL, from the coding sequence ATGACGCTTACCCTCGCCGGAATCCTGGCGGTCCTTGCCCTGATCGACTCCACCAGCTTCGGCACCCTGGTGATTCCGCTGTGGCTGATGCTCGCGCCCGGCCGGCTGCGCGTAACGCGGATCCTGGTGTTCCTGCTGACGGTCTGCGTCTTCTACTTCGGCGTGGGCGTGGCGGTCTACTTCGGTGCCGAACTCGCCGTTGAACAGTTCGGAGACTTTTTCACCACCCGACCGGCAAAGATCGGCCTGCTCGCCGCAGGGTTGGGCCTGGTCGCGTGGAGCTTCTCACTCGAAGCGAAAGCCAAGCGTGAGAAGGCTTCGGGGGCGGCGCCGTCGGGCCGGTTCCCGCGGTGGCGGGCACGGGCGGTAGGGAACGACGACGGCGGCACGGCCACCGGCGGCACGCTCGCCCTGGTGGGACTCGCCCTCGCAGCGACCACCGTGGAGGTCGCAACGATGCTGCCTTACCTGGGGGCGATCGGGCTGATCACGACGTCGGAGATCGGGTGGCCCGTTTCCGGCGGTGTGCTCGCGGGGTACTGCCTGCTCATGGTGCTGCCAGCGGTGGTCCTGCTGGTGCTCCGGTTGGGGGCTGCGCGGCTGGTGGATCCGGTGCTGCGGAAACTGGACGGGTGGCTGGCGCGTAACTCGACCAACACGCTGTCCTGGCTGGTGGGGATCCTCGGGGTGGTTTTGGTCGTGAACATGTCCGGGGCGGTGCTGTAG
- a CDS encoding DEAD/DEAH box helicase, whose product MSLYVKPLQLSDSGNWIAGQLRWDIFQGGHSSGYNEAHWDWMRTFTLIGRRGYNYGYGRDQTMKLSDFKNPLLWDLLAQARQAGVKLLGADKVQTVTLCKSVSVHLDVVSDGSGLSLSPYAEIDGEALDPTALGVIGSPAHGLFFWNNEEARRSLTGRHITLAPTTGPLHEALSSLIAAREPLQIPDAGRQAFLDDYYPQLRHRISVISRDGSVALPDIAPPALLLTITYTPAPPSSGMRSRHKQDSPQGHITLSWSWEYMFGRTTTTHPLLDDGTGYRDRTAESETLAAVAGLLDGFRAVWYEAFPRPDEGFPGRSAPIELHGVAAARFVAELVPALGALEQLVRVVQSDDVPDYTELTDRPQVSVRTAETEDRDWFDLGVSVSLGGFDVPFVDLFRALALDEPHLLLPGGGYFALNQPEFEQLRKLIEEARSLQEKDDDGLRISRFQAGLWEDFTELAASTEQAESWRASVSALLELSEVPVRDVPGGIDAVLRPYQLEGFSWLAFLWEHGLGGVLADDMGLGKTLQTLALIAHTREVGHETRPFLVVAPTSVVPNWAAEAHRFAPHLRTGAVMDTLRRSGADPAGLAGGNDVVVVSYTLFRLDYEAYSAQEWAGLILDEAQFVKNPLTRASQNARSFPAPFKLAITGTPMENNLMELWSLFAIAAPGLFPSSRKFAEYYQRPIEKDSDAERLAQLRCRIRPLITRRTKELVAKDLPPKQEQVLELELAPRHRTVYQRHLQRERQKVLGLLDDMNKNRFEIFRSLTMLRRLSLDASLVDEKYASVPSSKLDALFEQLEDIVAEGHRALIFSQFTSFLGKAAERLEAAGVEYAYLDGKTRRRAQVVEKFKSGQAPVFLISLKAGGFGLNLAEADYCFLLDPWWNPASENQAVDRAHRIGQKRNVMVYRLVAKDTIEEKVMALKEKKAKLFTAVMDDDAMFSSALTASDVRSLFE is encoded by the coding sequence ATGAGCCTTTATGTTAAACCGCTTCAGCTCAGTGACAGTGGGAACTGGATCGCGGGCCAGCTACGATGGGACATCTTCCAGGGCGGACACTCCAGCGGCTACAACGAAGCGCACTGGGATTGGATGCGGACCTTCACTCTCATAGGCCGCCGAGGGTACAACTACGGTTACGGCCGCGATCAGACGATGAAGCTGAGTGACTTCAAAAACCCGCTGCTGTGGGACCTGCTTGCGCAGGCACGTCAAGCAGGAGTGAAGCTGCTCGGGGCCGACAAAGTGCAGACAGTTACCCTTTGCAAATCAGTGTCAGTGCATCTGGACGTCGTTTCTGATGGCAGCGGCCTGAGTCTGAGCCCTTATGCCGAGATCGACGGCGAGGCGCTTGATCCAACTGCTCTCGGGGTTATCGGATCGCCTGCGCACGGTCTCTTTTTCTGGAACAACGAGGAAGCGCGCCGTTCTCTGACCGGTAGGCACATTACGCTTGCTCCCACAACGGGTCCGCTCCACGAAGCACTCAGTTCTTTGATCGCCGCGCGCGAGCCGCTGCAGATTCCCGACGCCGGCCGCCAAGCGTTCCTGGACGATTACTATCCGCAGCTTCGTCATCGGATCAGCGTCATCTCACGCGACGGCTCCGTAGCACTTCCCGACATCGCGCCGCCCGCACTGTTGCTCACCATCACCTACACGCCTGCCCCGCCGTCGTCGGGGATGCGTTCCCGACACAAGCAGGACAGCCCGCAGGGACACATAACGCTTAGTTGGTCCTGGGAATACATGTTCGGTAGAACGACGACGACGCACCCGCTGCTCGACGACGGCACCGGCTACCGCGACCGAACGGCAGAATCCGAAACGCTGGCCGCAGTGGCCGGACTGCTTGATGGCTTCCGTGCGGTCTGGTACGAAGCGTTTCCCAGGCCGGACGAGGGTTTCCCGGGCCGGTCAGCGCCGATCGAACTGCATGGCGTGGCCGCCGCCCGTTTTGTCGCTGAACTGGTGCCGGCATTAGGCGCCCTCGAACAGCTCGTGCGCGTGGTGCAGAGCGACGATGTCCCGGACTACACCGAGTTAACTGACCGGCCGCAAGTCTCGGTGCGAACTGCGGAGACCGAGGACCGTGACTGGTTTGATCTTGGCGTCAGCGTGTCCCTCGGCGGCTTTGACGTTCCTTTCGTTGACTTGTTCCGTGCGCTGGCCCTTGACGAACCACATCTGCTGTTGCCGGGCGGCGGATACTTTGCGCTGAATCAACCGGAGTTCGAGCAACTCCGAAAGCTCATCGAAGAAGCGCGGTCACTACAGGAGAAGGACGACGACGGACTGCGGATCAGCCGCTTCCAGGCTGGCCTGTGGGAGGACTTCACGGAACTCGCGGCGAGTACGGAGCAGGCCGAGTCATGGCGGGCATCGGTGAGTGCTCTACTTGAGCTCTCCGAGGTGCCCGTCAGGGACGTGCCCGGCGGAATCGACGCGGTGCTGCGTCCGTACCAACTGGAAGGCTTCAGCTGGCTCGCCTTCCTTTGGGAGCATGGGCTGGGCGGCGTTCTCGCCGATGATATGGGGTTGGGGAAGACACTGCAGACCCTGGCGCTGATCGCTCATACCAGGGAAGTGGGCCACGAAACCCGCCCGTTCCTCGTTGTTGCTCCTACCTCAGTGGTGCCGAACTGGGCCGCCGAGGCGCACCGGTTCGCGCCACACCTGCGAACGGGAGCCGTGATGGATACCCTGCGTCGTAGCGGCGCCGATCCGGCCGGGCTGGCGGGCGGGAACGACGTCGTCGTTGTCTCCTACACCCTCTTCCGGCTGGATTACGAGGCCTACTCCGCACAGGAGTGGGCGGGGTTGATCCTGGACGAGGCCCAGTTCGTCAAGAATCCGCTGACCAGGGCCAGCCAAAACGCCCGGAGCTTTCCCGCGCCATTCAAACTTGCAATCACCGGCACCCCGATGGAGAACAATCTGATGGAGCTGTGGTCGCTCTTCGCGATTGCTGCCCCGGGGCTCTTCCCGAGCTCCAGGAAATTCGCCGAGTACTACCAGCGGCCAATTGAGAAGGACTCCGACGCAGAGCGGCTGGCGCAGCTGAGGTGCAGAATCCGGCCCCTGATCACCCGACGGACAAAAGAGCTGGTCGCCAAGGACCTGCCGCCGAAGCAGGAGCAGGTGCTGGAGCTTGAGTTGGCACCGCGGCACCGAACCGTCTACCAAAGGCATCTGCAGCGCGAACGCCAGAAGGTGCTTGGTCTGCTGGACGATATGAACAAGAACCGCTTCGAGATTTTCCGTTCCCTGACGATGCTGCGCAGGCTGAGCCTGGACGCTTCGCTGGTCGATGAAAAGTACGCGTCGGTGCCTTCGAGCAAACTGGATGCCTTGTTCGAGCAGCTTGAAGACATTGTCGCTGAGGGACATCGCGCGCTGATCTTCAGTCAGTTCACAAGCTTCCTGGGTAAAGCAGCCGAGCGGCTTGAGGCGGCAGGCGTGGAGTATGCGTACCTGGATGGCAAGACCCGCCGTCGCGCCCAGGTGGTTGAGAAGTTCAAGTCAGGTCAGGCTCCGGTGTTCCTGATCAGTCTCAAGGCCGGCGGATTCGGGCTCAACCTTGCCGAAGCGGATTACTGCTTCCTGCTGGATCCCTGGTGGAACCCGGCCAGTGAAAACCAGGCAGTGGACCGCGCGCACAGGATCGGTCAGAAGCGCAACGTGATGGTCTACCGGCTGGTGGCAAAGGACACCATCGAAGAAAAGGTGATGGCGTTGAAGGAGAAGAAGGCCAAGCTCTTCACCGCTGTGATGGACGACGACGCCATGTTCTCCTCCGCTCTCACGGCCAGCGATGTGCGGAGCCTGTTCGAGTAG
- a CDS encoding maleylpyruvate isomerase family mycothiol-dependent enzyme — MKPAYPYALPYVRYRQLMAEDFSRLLELTRSADGQLTAQVPGCPDWDIEKLVRHTAMVYLQKAETIRTGVKPQGRWVPEEILRLGPAEILETCFGRLTTEFDSHEPADVAESWVVEDQTVGFWIRRLAHETAIHRYDIEAALGQPQPIDGDLALDGIDEVLTVMLGRGTDTGGSKTGTVVLESEGFAWTAYLQQDEVTITGEGIDSPDARIAGEPNTLLLWLWGREPLPDDAAIQPAAAELRRRLAADT, encoded by the coding sequence GTGAAGCCCGCCTACCCGTACGCCCTCCCCTACGTCCGCTACCGGCAGCTCATGGCGGAGGACTTCTCGCGCCTGCTCGAGCTGACACGGTCTGCCGACGGTCAGCTCACAGCTCAGGTTCCCGGGTGCCCGGACTGGGACATCGAGAAGCTCGTGCGGCACACTGCGATGGTCTACCTGCAGAAGGCCGAAACCATCCGCACCGGGGTCAAGCCGCAGGGCCGCTGGGTTCCGGAGGAGATCCTGCGGCTCGGGCCGGCGGAGATTCTTGAGACGTGCTTCGGGCGGCTCACCACCGAGTTCGATTCCCACGAACCCGCCGACGTCGCCGAATCCTGGGTGGTTGAGGACCAGACCGTGGGGTTCTGGATCCGCCGGCTGGCCCACGAGACCGCTATCCACCGCTACGACATCGAAGCCGCGCTCGGCCAGCCTCAGCCAATTGACGGCGACTTGGCGCTCGACGGAATCGATGAAGTACTGACGGTCATGCTCGGACGCGGAACGGATACCGGCGGGTCGAAGACGGGAACCGTTGTCCTCGAAAGCGAGGGCTTCGCCTGGACCGCCTACCTGCAGCAGGACGAGGTGACCATTACCGGTGAGGGAATCGACTCCCCCGACGCCCGCATAGCCGGCGAACCCAACACCCTCCTGCTCTGGCTGTGGGGCCGGGAACCCCTGCCCGATGACGCCGCAATCCAACCGGCAGCAGCAGAATTACGACGGCGGCTGGCCGCGGACACCTGA
- a CDS encoding MFS transporter, with protein MSRTPTGEISPLREAGVGQRDPRRAAMSGWIGSALEYYDFALYGLAATLIFPAIFFPSENPTVGIIASLATYAVGYVARPIGAVVLGAYGDRHGRKHVLVFAMLLMGFATFAVGLLPTYAQVGLLAPVLLVVLRLIQGFAVAGELGGASAMIVEHSPDARRGFFASFSLQGTQVGSILATGVLLTLAAILPDEQFETWGWRIPFLLSAVVILAGYYIRRRVQEPPAYQAQADSGETKRRFPLIELLRSYPWVVLRCVIMTFTNVIGMATLIFGVSYATQDGYGIGYSSDDFLWVTLVANVVAVLTIPVFGGLSDKIGRRALMVAGGLGGGLLAGGYLWAIEQRSLLLVFVCVVIVQGLLFQMWNATFATFFQEQFPMRIRVTGFAVSQNVGLMIASFFPSIFTAIAPPGSENVPMVIGLTTFGICLIAAVATLLSPDTRSKSLEDLEGSPARGA; from the coding sequence ATGAGTAGAACGCCCACCGGAGAAATCAGTCCGCTCCGCGAGGCCGGCGTCGGCCAGAGGGATCCGCGGAGAGCCGCGATGAGCGGTTGGATCGGAAGCGCACTCGAGTACTACGACTTCGCGTTGTACGGGCTCGCCGCGACCCTCATCTTCCCGGCAATCTTCTTCCCGTCCGAGAATCCGACCGTCGGAATCATCGCCTCCCTCGCCACCTACGCCGTGGGGTACGTTGCACGTCCGATCGGCGCGGTTGTCCTCGGTGCGTACGGAGACCGGCACGGGCGCAAGCACGTGCTCGTCTTCGCGATGCTGCTCATGGGGTTCGCGACGTTCGCCGTCGGCCTCCTGCCGACGTACGCGCAGGTCGGCCTTCTCGCGCCTGTGTTGCTGGTGGTCCTCCGCCTGATCCAGGGGTTCGCGGTTGCGGGCGAACTCGGCGGCGCCAGCGCGATGATTGTTGAGCATTCCCCCGATGCCAGGCGCGGCTTCTTCGCGAGTTTCAGCCTTCAGGGCACGCAGGTCGGTTCCATCCTGGCTACCGGCGTTCTGCTTACTCTCGCCGCCATCCTTCCCGATGAGCAGTTCGAGACCTGGGGCTGGCGCATCCCGTTCCTGCTCAGTGCTGTCGTGATCCTCGCCGGGTACTACATTCGCAGGCGGGTGCAGGAGCCTCCGGCATACCAGGCACAGGCCGACAGCGGCGAGACGAAGCGACGGTTCCCGCTGATCGAACTGCTGCGTAGCTACCCATGGGTGGTGCTTCGTTGCGTCATCATGACTTTCACCAATGTCATCGGTATGGCGACGCTCATCTTCGGGGTGTCCTACGCGACGCAGGACGGCTACGGCATCGGGTACTCAAGCGATGATTTCCTCTGGGTAACCCTGGTGGCGAACGTGGTCGCCGTACTGACAATTCCGGTATTCGGCGGACTGTCCGACAAGATCGGCCGCCGCGCATTGATGGTGGCCGGCGGGCTCGGCGGTGGTCTGCTTGCGGGCGGTTACCTGTGGGCTATCGAGCAGAGGAGCCTGCTGCTGGTCTTCGTGTGCGTCGTGATTGTGCAGGGGCTCCTTTTCCAGATGTGGAACGCAACCTTCGCCACGTTCTTCCAGGAGCAGTTCCCGATGCGCATCCGTGTGACCGGGTTCGCGGTGTCGCAGAACGTCGGCCTCATGATCGCATCATTCTTCCCGAGCATCTTCACAGCGATCGCCCCGCCCGGTTCCGAGAATGTTCCGATGGTCATCGGGCTGACCACGTTCGGCATCTGCCTGATCGCGGCGGTGGCTACGCTTCTGTCGCCTGATACCAGGAGCAAGTCGCTCGAGGACCTGGAAGGTTCCCCGGCGCGCGGCGCCTAG
- a CDS encoding ATP-binding protein, producing the protein MASYVERVVDKELDELFPTLSAIALDGPKGVGKTATAARRAASTFFLDSPAERELLRADPRAILRAHPPVLVDEWQFEPPLWDVVRRAVDDGAAPASFLLTGSATPRPGTDTHSGAGRIVSLRMRPLAFSERRLAEPTVSLAAMFNKDSAISGRSTLELPDYVREILASGFPGIRTLPPRARRLQLAGYVDRIVDRDVPEQGYALRRPQSLRLWLTAYSAATSTTASYSRILDAATTGDSDKPSKVTTATYRDLLTRLWILDPLPAWVPSPNPFTRLAVMPKHQLADPALAATLTGTTEQSIGSTRGFAGGGWLGQLFESLATLSVRVLAQAAEASVGHFRTRNGDREVDLVLERYDGKLVALEIKLAATVSDRDVNHLHWLRSVLGDRLADAAVLTTGPAAYRRADGIAVIPLSLLGP; encoded by the coding sequence ATGGCATCGTACGTAGAACGGGTTGTGGACAAGGAATTGGATGAACTTTTCCCGACGCTGAGCGCCATTGCCCTCGATGGACCCAAGGGCGTCGGAAAAACAGCCACCGCAGCCCGGCGAGCAGCGTCAACGTTCTTTCTCGATTCGCCAGCCGAGCGGGAGCTGCTGCGGGCCGACCCTCGTGCCATACTCCGAGCGCATCCTCCCGTCCTTGTGGATGAATGGCAGTTTGAACCACCGTTATGGGACGTTGTGCGTCGGGCAGTGGACGACGGCGCCGCGCCAGCAAGTTTTCTGCTTACAGGCAGTGCAACGCCCAGACCGGGGACCGATACGCACAGCGGTGCCGGACGAATTGTTTCCCTGCGTATGCGCCCCTTGGCATTTTCGGAACGTCGGCTGGCTGAACCCACCGTTTCCCTGGCAGCCATGTTCAACAAAGACAGTGCAATCAGCGGCCGGTCCACTCTGGAATTGCCCGACTACGTCAGGGAGATACTTGCATCGGGTTTCCCCGGAATTCGCACGCTACCACCGCGAGCTCGTCGCCTCCAGCTTGCTGGCTACGTGGACCGGATTGTGGACAGGGACGTTCCTGAGCAGGGCTATGCCCTGCGGCGGCCGCAATCCCTCCGGCTTTGGCTTACAGCATATTCGGCGGCAACTTCAACGACGGCGTCGTACAGCCGGATTTTGGACGCCGCCACCACGGGGGATTCAGACAAGCCGTCGAAAGTGACTACTGCTACCTATCGAGACCTGCTCACGCGACTTTGGATCCTCGACCCGTTGCCTGCTTGGGTTCCGTCCCCAAACCCTTTCACCAGATTGGCTGTCATGCCGAAACACCAACTCGCCGACCCGGCACTTGCCGCCACCCTCACGGGGACCACCGAACAATCAATCGGCTCCACACGGGGTTTTGCAGGCGGCGGATGGCTAGGCCAGTTGTTCGAATCACTGGCAACGCTGTCCGTCCGGGTCCTCGCACAGGCAGCCGAAGCATCTGTAGGGCACTTTCGCACCCGCAACGGTGATCGGGAAGTGGACCTGGTGCTGGAACGGTACGACGGCAAGCTCGTAGCACTGGAAATAAAGCTCGCTGCAACAGTGAGCGACCGAGACGTCAATCACCTGCACTGGTTACGGAGTGTTTTGGGTGATCGCCTGGCGGATGCTGCCGTGCTCACCACCGGCCCGGCTGCCTATCGACGGGCCGATGGGATCGCTGTCATTCCCCTGAGCCTGCTTGGTCCCTAA
- a CDS encoding HAD family hydrolase, translated as MAEQHDDDGKRGVLFDVDGTLVDTNYLHAVAWWQTFRRFGHDVPMSAIHRTIGMGGTTLIEHLLGTDRETGQDDAIKDTHAALFSAQWPSLRAFDGARDLLLHCADSGLAVVLATSASEEELAVLRQVLDAEAALIGATNATDTGISKPSPDILEAALETAGLKPDEAVFVGDAVWDVIAANKLGMPTLAVTTGGTSEAELRDAGAARVYRDVRELLNAIRAGDVPELIKGARQ; from the coding sequence ATGGCAGAACAGCACGACGACGACGGCAAGCGCGGCGTCCTCTTCGACGTGGACGGAACCCTTGTCGACACCAACTACCTCCACGCTGTCGCCTGGTGGCAGACCTTCCGCCGCTTCGGACACGACGTTCCAATGTCCGCCATTCACCGGACCATCGGAATGGGTGGCACCACCCTGATCGAGCATCTCCTTGGTACCGACCGCGAGACCGGCCAGGACGATGCGATCAAGGACACCCACGCCGCCCTCTTCTCAGCCCAGTGGCCGTCGCTTCGCGCGTTCGACGGCGCCCGCGACTTACTGCTGCACTGCGCGGACTCAGGTCTCGCCGTCGTACTCGCGACTTCCGCCTCGGAGGAGGAATTGGCGGTCCTTCGCCAAGTGCTCGACGCCGAGGCCGCACTGATCGGCGCCACCAACGCCACCGACACCGGCATCAGCAAGCCCTCCCCCGACATTCTCGAGGCCGCCCTGGAAACCGCTGGACTGAAGCCGGACGAGGCCGTGTTCGTTGGCGACGCTGTGTGGGACGTGATCGCCGCGAACAAGCTCGGCATGCCCACTCTCGCCGTCACTACCGGCGGCACCAGCGAAGCAGAACTGCGCGACGCCGGCGCCGCGCGGGTTTACCGGGACGTACGCGAACTGCTCAACGCCATACGCGCCGGGGACGTCCCGGAACTGATCAAGGGAGCCCGCCAGTGA
- a CDS encoding Fic family protein produces MAEQAIVEMVRFDAEMGAGTAPFANLLLRSESAASSQIENLTAGSRKIALAGLGDTSSGNARLIMSNVAAMKAALDLSDDLSVQNIREMHRALMLESEPDIAGQIRESQVWIHGSSPHTADFVPPHHERVTAALEDLAEFMQRDDVPALTQSAIAHAQFETIRPFADGNGRTGRAIVGSILRNKNVTERVTIPVSSGLLTDTATYFESLTAYREGDIQPIVELFAESTFRAIDNGRQLGAEIEEARNEYKGRVMHSKSKVAHDVVDFLTSEPAITAQMLKHRTDASESAVYRAMEVLLDAEVLKPAGKVKGMAVYIATDIIDALDDFAARAGRRQRH; encoded by the coding sequence ATGGCCGAGCAGGCCATCGTTGAGATGGTGCGGTTTGACGCCGAGATGGGCGCCGGAACGGCACCGTTTGCGAACCTCCTGCTCCGCAGTGAGTCAGCGGCAAGCTCGCAGATCGAGAACCTCACCGCAGGGTCGCGGAAGATCGCTCTGGCTGGACTGGGTGACACCTCCAGCGGGAATGCGCGCCTCATCATGTCCAACGTCGCCGCCATGAAGGCAGCGCTGGATCTCTCCGATGACCTGTCGGTGCAGAACATCCGGGAAATGCACCGGGCGCTGATGCTTGAGTCCGAGCCCGATATTGCAGGACAGATCCGGGAATCGCAGGTGTGGATCCACGGCAGCTCGCCGCACACCGCGGACTTCGTGCCTCCGCATCACGAGCGGGTGACAGCGGCCCTCGAAGACTTGGCTGAATTCATGCAGCGCGACGACGTCCCAGCGCTGACACAATCAGCGATCGCCCATGCCCAGTTCGAAACCATCCGGCCGTTCGCCGACGGCAACGGCCGCACAGGCAGAGCCATTGTTGGGTCAATCCTGCGAAACAAGAATGTGACGGAGAGGGTCACCATACCCGTATCCTCGGGGCTCCTCACCGACACCGCAACCTACTTTGAGTCGCTGACTGCGTACCGCGAAGGCGACATCCAACCGATCGTAGAGCTCTTCGCTGAGTCCACGTTCCGTGCGATCGACAACGGCCGGCAACTCGGTGCCGAGATTGAGGAGGCACGAAACGAGTACAAGGGCCGCGTCATGCATTCGAAATCCAAGGTTGCCCACGACGTCGTCGACTTCCTCACGAGCGAACCAGCAATCACCGCGCAGATGCTCAAGCATCGTACAGACGCCTCAGAATCAGCGGTGTACCGCGCTATGGAGGTGCTGCTGGATGCGGAGGTGCTGAAGCCGGCGGGCAAGGTGAAGGGGATGGCGGTCTACATTGCGACGGACATCATTGATGCGCTGGACGACTTCGCTGCACGCGCCGGACGCCGCCAGCGTCACTAA